From a single Mycolicibacterium mengxianglii genomic region:
- a CDS encoding LysR family transcriptional regulator: protein MNLRQYEYALAVAEEGSMTAAAERLRVTQPSLSQQIGALEKHLGVQLFTRTPNGVTVTVAGRAFLAEAKIATTASRRAITAARAANGELAGELIIAVHMGLGARQLPQALGQLRRRHPKLQVTLHEEPDPADMERLVRQGTLDMVLVHRIPAGCTFDVHPLGEETYVAVLPKGHPRLSDGAALRLEDLASEGWVRFRSASLLDEYLARLLATAGLSPHTVARASQISTAVRLVAQGLGVTVIPASAIPEGFEELACPLVPSLTEPVLLGVRRNPGSAETAMLDQLDQQTWCGTGLLCQPTAI from the coding sequence CCTCCCTGTCGCAGCAGATCGGCGCCTTGGAAAAGCACCTCGGAGTGCAGCTGTTCACTCGCACCCCGAACGGGGTCACGGTGACGGTCGCCGGGCGGGCTTTCCTCGCCGAGGCGAAGATCGCGACCACCGCATCCCGGCGAGCCATCACGGCCGCCCGCGCCGCCAACGGGGAACTTGCAGGCGAACTGATCATCGCCGTCCACATGGGCCTCGGAGCACGCCAGCTGCCTCAGGCACTGGGACAGCTGCGACGCCGCCACCCGAAGCTGCAGGTGACTCTCCACGAGGAACCCGATCCCGCGGACATGGAACGACTGGTCCGACAGGGAACCCTCGACATGGTCCTCGTGCACCGCATCCCTGCCGGGTGCACCTTCGACGTTCACCCGCTGGGCGAAGAAACCTATGTCGCGGTCTTGCCGAAGGGGCACCCGCGTCTCTCGGACGGCGCTGCCTTGCGCTTAGAAGACCTGGCGTCAGAGGGATGGGTCCGGTTCCGGAGCGCCAGCCTGCTCGACGAATACCTCGCCCGCCTGCTCGCCACCGCGGGCCTCAGCCCGCACACAGTAGCCCGAGCGTCCCAAATCTCCACTGCGGTGCGGCTCGTGGCGCAGGGCTTGGGCGTCACGGTGATCCCGGCCTCGGCCATCCCCGAAGGCTTCGAAGAACTGGCCTGCCCGCTCGTGCCCTCCCTGACCGAGCCAGTCCTCCTCGGCGTGCGGCGCAATCCGGGTTCGGCAGAGACGGCAATGCTCGATCAGCTCGATCAGCAAACCTGGTGCGGTACAGGACTTCTCTGTCAGCCCACGGCCATTTAA
- a CDS encoding MarR family winged helix-turn-helix transcriptional regulator translates to MGKKATANYSAGIDEAGLGAQLRSTVGRLYRRFRSERAEGSLGDAALEVLTSLHKNGPQTLTALSELARVAPASMSQTVNRLTSARYAIRVPDPNDGRKVLFSATTEGAKVALAARAQRNAWLDAQLQKLTPEEQNTIACACVLMNKIADM, encoded by the coding sequence ATGGGGAAGAAGGCAACCGCGAATTACTCGGCCGGCATCGATGAAGCTGGGCTCGGCGCACAGCTGCGATCAACGGTGGGTCGGCTCTACCGGCGGTTCCGCAGCGAACGAGCAGAAGGCAGTCTCGGAGACGCTGCGCTCGAGGTGCTCACCTCGCTGCACAAGAACGGTCCCCAGACCCTGACTGCCCTTAGCGAACTCGCCCGGGTAGCCCCCGCTTCAATGAGTCAGACCGTCAACCGCCTCACCTCGGCGCGTTACGCGATTCGTGTTCCCGACCCGAACGACGGCCGAAAAGTGCTCTTCAGTGCCACTACCGAGGGTGCCAAAGTTGCCCTCGCCGCACGCGCCCAGCGCAATGCCTGGCTCGACGCCCAGCTGCAGAAACTCACCCCGGAGGAGCAGAACACCATTGCCTGCGCATGTGTCCTGATGAACAAAATCGCTGATATGTAA
- a CDS encoding amidase, which yields MQSAASLRRQRGLHGTDHAGGRSTDVVPHERSAVNTVKTPEKAAQMGAAIQAHDTSSAQLTNDALRRTHEANPVLGAFVILDEDGARVSAAAADRDLAEVVDRGPLHGIPIAVKDIFDMAGLPTTCGSASSFGTDHAETDSDVVGALRQSGVVIVGKTVLHEFAFGATGDRSAHGPSRNPHDPTRVSGGSSGSVHRQHD from the coding sequence ATGCAATCAGCGGCATCCCTACGTCGGCAACGTGGCCTCCATGGCACTGACCACGCTGGTGGTCGTTCCACCGATGTCGTTCCTCATGAACGGAGTGCTGTGAACACCGTGAAAACCCCCGAAAAAGCCGCGCAGATGGGCGCCGCGATTCAGGCGCACGACACATCGTCGGCGCAGTTGACAAACGATGCCCTCAGGCGGACACACGAGGCGAACCCTGTGCTGGGTGCTTTCGTAATCCTCGACGAGGACGGTGCCCGAGTCTCGGCGGCGGCTGCCGACCGAGACCTCGCCGAAGTAGTTGATCGCGGTCCGCTGCATGGGATTCCGATTGCGGTCAAAGACATCTTCGACATGGCAGGACTACCCACCACCTGCGGGTCGGCGTCCTCGTTCGGCACGGACCACGCCGAGACCGATTCCGATGTCGTCGGCGCGCTCCGCCAGTCGGGAGTAGTGATCGTCGGCAAGACGGTGCTGCATGAGTTCGCATTCGGCGCGACGGGGGACAGATCGGCGCACGGGCCCTCGCGCAATCCACACGACCCCACGCGGGTGTCGGGAGGAAGCAGCGGATCTGTTCACCGGCAACACGATTAG
- a CDS encoding carboxymuconolactone decarboxylase family protein, producing MDEKLVALAELRVTQLVGCAYCCAYHAGELRQMGFDQSVIDKSLVGATPRRLMPSSCSSWSGQRR from the coding sequence ATGGATGAGAAGTTGGTCGCTCTGGCGGAGCTTCGTGTGACGCAGCTGGTGGGGTGCGCCTACTGCTGTGCCTACCATGCCGGCGAGCTTCGGCAGATGGGTTTTGATCAGTCGGTCATCGACAAATCCCTGGTTGGCGCCACTCCTCGGCGTTTGATGCCAAGCAGCTGCTCGTCTTGGAGTGGACAGAGGCGTTGA
- a CDS encoding tannase/feruloyl esterase family alpha/beta hydrolase, which produces MTTATGSRTPADRHKRSARHVTAAVFLTLAGVAASPALAQTGSAAPTDSGECGAALETAMEGHTNTRVVLAKAFRRGEKLVLTDDPNAVSSPNAVEGAAKVAPPVAGADLCLVKLVVGPGHPGPADAPSTSAGIGIEILLPAPGVWNERIRAYGNSGWSGTPQADPLVVASDDIHSAAVAKGFVVATSDNGHVGSPVDASFAMKPDGSINTVLWQDFAERSLHETAEKTKAVVRAYYGRPHRFAYWDGFSTGGRQGLKLAQRFPDDFDGILAGAPAINWTSYHTGVLYGPVAMQQDLGQMIAPEKLAAVSRASIAACGGAELGFVLDPLSCRYDPSTDAAILCAGSDNGTDGLAARGTEPCLTRAEADGVNKLWYGQTRDGSVPAPARDNGNDSTLDGGPRLWFGWTRGTELQTTSAGASPGLDLAAGQTALNLEDASLATPGFRNATGDGMNRWRDKLNYAGLARSRAQGIALQPQFSAINTDDPDLSAFPASGGKLLMYHGLADEYIPVQGSINYYQRVTARMQGVSNSYRFYLIPGFTHSGRSEGAPFIPVPQPASGRDEMFAALQAWVEQDGAPGTLQLTSGDGSTSLPLCVFPQKLTYRGTGPAKAASSYTCS; this is translated from the coding sequence ATGACTACCGCGACAGGATCTCGCACACCGGCAGACCGGCACAAACGCAGCGCGCGTCACGTCACGGCGGCTGTCTTTCTGACGCTTGCGGGTGTAGCAGCTTCCCCGGCGCTCGCGCAGACGGGTTCGGCGGCGCCCACCGATTCCGGGGAGTGCGGGGCAGCTCTGGAAACCGCGATGGAGGGTCACACCAACACGCGCGTTGTGCTGGCCAAGGCGTTCAGGCGCGGCGAAAAGCTGGTCCTCACGGACGACCCGAACGCTGTCAGTTCACCGAACGCGGTCGAAGGCGCGGCCAAGGTTGCGCCGCCCGTCGCCGGCGCCGATCTGTGCCTGGTGAAGCTGGTGGTCGGCCCCGGTCATCCCGGTCCGGCCGATGCCCCGTCGACGTCGGCGGGCATCGGTATCGAAATATTGTTACCGGCGCCTGGCGTATGGAACGAGCGGATTCGGGCCTATGGCAACAGTGGCTGGTCCGGAACGCCACAAGCCGACCCCTTGGTCGTCGCGAGCGACGACATCCACTCGGCCGCCGTTGCGAAGGGTTTCGTCGTGGCGACGTCCGACAACGGCCATGTCGGTTCGCCGGTCGATGCATCGTTCGCCATGAAGCCGGACGGCAGCATCAACACAGTGTTGTGGCAGGATTTCGCCGAGCGCAGCCTGCATGAAACAGCCGAAAAGACGAAGGCCGTCGTTCGCGCCTACTACGGGCGTCCGCATCGCTTCGCCTATTGGGACGGCTTCTCGACGGGCGGTCGTCAGGGGTTGAAACTGGCGCAACGCTTTCCGGACGACTTCGACGGCATTCTGGCGGGCGCTCCCGCGATCAACTGGACCAGCTACCACACCGGCGTGCTCTATGGTCCGGTCGCGATGCAGCAGGACCTGGGGCAAATGATCGCGCCCGAAAAGCTAGCGGCCGTATCGCGGGCGTCCATCGCCGCCTGCGGTGGAGCCGAGCTGGGCTTCGTCCTCGACCCACTTTCGTGCCGTTATGACCCATCAACGGATGCGGCGATCCTGTGCGCGGGAAGCGATAACGGCACAGACGGCCTTGCGGCGCGTGGCACAGAGCCGTGCCTCACTCGGGCCGAAGCGGATGGTGTCAACAAGCTGTGGTACGGGCAGACCCGCGATGGCAGCGTGCCGGCACCCGCACGCGACAATGGCAACGACAGCACGCTTGACGGTGGACCACGGCTCTGGTTCGGCTGGACCCGCGGGACCGAGTTGCAAACCACGTCGGCGGGGGCTTCGCCAGGCCTTGATCTCGCGGCCGGTCAGACGGCGCTAAACCTGGAGGACGCATCGCTCGCGACACCGGGTTTCCGCAACGCCACAGGTGACGGCATGAACCGTTGGCGGGACAAGTTGAACTATGCAGGGCTAGCTCGCAGTCGAGCGCAAGGCATCGCGCTGCAGCCACAGTTCAGCGCGATCAACACCGATGATCCTGACCTGTCAGCTTTTCCAGCCTCCGGAGGCAAGCTACTGATGTATCACGGCTTGGCCGACGAATATATCCCGGTGCAGGGCTCGATCAACTACTACCAGCGGGTCACCGCTCGAATGCAGGGTGTGTCGAACTCCTATCGGTTTTACCTCATCCCGGGCTTCACCCATAGCGGCCGTTCGGAAGGGGCGCCCTTCATTCCCGTGCCGCAACCGGCGTCCGGGCGGGACGAGATGTTCGCCGCGCTTCAGGCCTGGGTCGAGCAAGACGGGGCGCCCGGAACCTTGCAGCTCACCTCGGGTGACGGCTCGACGTCCCTTCCACTGTGTGTGTTCCCGCAGAAGCTGACATACCGCGGAACAGGCCCCGCGAAGGCGGCATCAAGCTATACCTGTAGCTGA
- a CDS encoding serine hydrolase domain-containing protein, whose protein sequence is MDVADLPSADPTSIGLDVAALGRLDAAIQRDIDAKLNFGASIIVARGGRIAHRKTFGTVAPDRPAADDDLYLLMSMSKAYVAALILKAVDEGRFGLDTRVADLVPGFGLAGKQRATIRHLLTHTAGLPFALLPPGLPVDKVGDLAAKTQVINNLSAEYIPGTRCIYTSAVGFDLLGQVLVITDSSGRPFRQILAEDLFEPLGMRDSSFGVDPGNPRRVPASATAENSTPMTPILVTACNTYFTGDAEFPAGNAFSTIDDVYRFTQLYRGRGTAGNQRLLSPALFDYADRNHTGELTNDGWVFETESRGMDSFPAHFSLLGGYVRGDGHVFTPAGLTASPSTFAAVGGGSTSFIVDFERDLTFIFLSAGFFTGLPHLERVSRLNDLALATVND, encoded by the coding sequence ATGGACGTCGCCGATCTGCCCAGCGCCGACCCGACCTCCATCGGCTTGGATGTGGCGGCCCTGGGTCGTCTGGATGCCGCCATCCAGCGCGACATTGATGCCAAGCTCAACTTCGGGGCGAGCATCATCGTGGCCCGCGGTGGCCGGATCGCTCACCGCAAGACTTTCGGGACGGTCGCCCCGGACCGTCCGGCCGCCGACGACGACCTGTACCTGTTGATGTCGATGAGCAAGGCGTACGTCGCCGCGCTGATTTTGAAGGCGGTCGACGAGGGCCGCTTCGGCCTGGACACCCGGGTCGCTGACCTGGTGCCGGGCTTCGGGCTGGCCGGCAAGCAGCGCGCGACCATCCGCCACTTGCTGACCCACACCGCGGGGCTGCCGTTCGCGCTGCTGCCCCCGGGCCTGCCGGTGGATAAGGTCGGTGACCTCGCCGCCAAGACCCAGGTCATCAACAATCTGTCGGCCGAGTACATCCCCGGCACCCGCTGCATCTACACCTCGGCGGTCGGTTTCGACCTGCTCGGGCAGGTGCTGGTGATCACCGACTCCTCCGGACGCCCGTTCCGGCAGATCCTGGCCGAGGACTTGTTCGAGCCTCTGGGCATGAGGGACAGCAGCTTCGGAGTCGACCCGGGCAACCCACGCCGAGTGCCCGCCTCCGCTACTGCGGAGAACTCCACCCCGATGACGCCGATCCTGGTCACGGCGTGCAACACCTACTTCACTGGCGACGCGGAGTTCCCGGCCGGTAACGCGTTCTCCACCATCGATGACGTGTATCGCTTCACCCAGCTGTACCGCGGCCGCGGTACCGCCGGCAACCAGCGCCTGCTGTCACCGGCCCTGTTCGACTACGCCGACCGCAACCACACCGGGGAACTGACGAATGACGGGTGGGTCTTCGAGACCGAGTCCCGCGGGATGGACTCCTTCCCGGCCCACTTCTCGCTGCTGGGCGGTTATGTGCGTGGCGACGGCCACGTCTTTACCCCAGCCGGTCTCACCGCCTCCCCGAGCACGTTCGCCGCTGTCGGCGGTGGATCGACCTCTTTCATCGTCGATTTCGAGCGCGACCTGACGTTCATCTTCCTGTCGGCCGGATTCTTCACCGGCCTGCCTCACCTCGAACGCGTCAGCCGCCTCAACGACCTTGCCCTGGCCACCGTCAACGACTGA